The genomic window CAAGGACAACCTGGTCACCGACCATCGCATCGGCCTGGACCTCTATCGCCTGCCGGAGATCATGCAGGGTGACCTGGACGAGCTGATCGGGACGCTGACCCGCGAGCACCAGGCCGATGAGCTGAAATCGCTCGCTGGCGGCTAATCAAGAGAAACACGTGGGAAGAAGTGAGGAGTGAGTAGAAGCCACCGGTTCGCGTTACGCTTAAGCTGCGTTCTCAAGGGGCACTTTTTCTTACCTTCCGAAGCTCTCCGGCAAAGCCGGCTGGCAGGGCGACGTTTACTCACCACTCTCTCTTCTTGACCCATTTCCAGGCGCCATGACCGACGCACTGCCCAACGACATCGCATCGATCCTGCGCAAGCTCGATGAACTGCTGCAGCAAGGCGCCGACAACGAGGCAGCCAACATGGCAGCACTGGCGCGTCGGCAATTTCCGGTCTCGCCAGACCTGCTTCACCTGCACGGCATCGCCCTGATCCGCCTGGGCCGCCAGCGAGAAGCGCAAGTGGCCATGAACCGCGCCGCCGAACTGGCGCCGGGCAATATTGAAGTGCAGTGCAACCTGGCCAGCCTGGCGATGGCCGAAGGCAAGATGGGCGGGGCGATCGAACGCATGCAACGCGCCCTCAACCAGACGCCAGGACACCCCGCATTGCTGCAGGTGCTAGGTACGGCCTACATGTCGACAGGCCAGCATGCGCAAGCGCGTGATGCCTTTGCCTTGGCTGTGAAGAACATGCCGCAGCATCCGGCGATCCGGCTCAATCTTGCTTCGGCGGAAATGGAGCTGGGGCGTCTGCCCGAAGCCGAACAGCAAGTACGCCATGTGCTTCAGCAAGTCCCTACTTCGGACGTCGCACATGCCATGTTGGGCCACATGCTGCACTTGCAGAGCCGCCCGCGCGACGCCGCCGCATCCCTGCTGCAAGCTGGCAAATTGGCACCGAACAACATGCAGCATGTGTTCCAGGCGGCGCTGATGCTGGACGAAGCCGGTGACCTCCACGGCGCCAACGATGCATTCAACGATGCACTGACGCGCGCACCGGATGCGATCCCGGTGATCGGCCAAGCCTTGTTCACCCGTCGCCGCCTGTGCCGCTGGCAAGGTCTCGACGCACTGAGCGAACGGGTGATACATGCCGTGTCGGAAGGTCAGCCCGGCGTGCACCCCTTCGCTTTCCTCGCCGAAGAGGCCGACGCCGCCCTGCAATTGCGCTGCGCCAAGACCTTCGCCTCAATCATCGAACAACAGACGGCAGGGCTACGGCAGCATCTCAATCTGCGCCATACCGTGCCCTTGCCGGACAGCCCGATCCGCATCGGCATGCTTTCCGATGGCTTCCATGAAACGGCAGTCGGCCAACATATCGTTGCGCTGATCGAGGCACTGGCCGACAGCGAGCTGGACATCCATCTGTTCGCCACCACTCCCGATGACGGCGGTGCGACCCGACACCGCTTGTCTGCCGTAACCACACTGCATGACGTCTCGCCGCTCAACCGCAAGCAACTGGCAACGCTGATCCATGGCACGCAGATCGAAATCCTGTTCGACCTCAACGGTTATCGCGGGCGTGGCAACACCGAACTGATGGCGCTGCGAACAGCACCGATCCAACTGAGTTGGATGGGTTACATGGGCAGTTCTGGCGCGCCATGGATGGATTATCTGCTGACCGATGCGATCACCGTTCCAGACACCATGCGCGAACACGTCAGCGAGAAAGTGATCCGGCTGCCTCGCTGCCCGCAGCCGAGCGATCCGCAGCGCACCGTCGCTCCGACGCCTTCGCGCCAGGCATGCGGCCTGCCGGAAAAAGGCGTGGTGTTTGCCTGTTTCAACGAAACGTACGCGATCAATCCCGCTGTATTCGCGCGCTGCATGCTGATCCTGCAGCAAGTCCCCGGCAGCGTGCTGTGGCTGCTCAATGGCCCCGCCGATACGGATGATCGCTTGCGTCAGGCGGCCAGTGCGCTCGATGTTTCACCCGAACGCCTGATCTTCATGCCGCGCTTGCCCTACAGCGAATACCTTTCATGCTACGCGCATGTCGACCTGTATCTCGACACACTGCCCACCAACGCACGCGCCACCGCGTCCGATGCACTGTGGGCAGGCTGTCCGGTACTGACGCGCAGCGGAGACACCATCGCCGGACGCACCGTCACCAGCCTGCTGCATCATGCCAGATTGCCTGAGCTGATTACCTCCGACGGCGTGTCCTTTATCGGCATGGCGACGGCGCTGGGCAACGATCCCGATGCGCTGGCCACGCTGCGCCGCCATCTTGCCGAACAGCGCGACACCAGCCCGCTGTTCGACATGCAAGGTTTTGCCGCGGATTTCCGCCGCGCCATGCTTGCCATCAGTGCGAGATACCGCATCGGCAGGCCACCTGCCGATCTCAACCTGTAGCATGGAGTCTGGTTGTCCCACTCGGGAGGTAGATCCATGAGCAAGCAGGACAAGCAGTACAACAAGACCATGGAAGCGCTGCAGATCGAGCTGGCCGGACTGCACCGCTGGCTCCAGCGCAGCGGCAAACGGCTGATGGTGCTGTTCGAGGGTCGCGATGCAGCCGGCAAAGGCGGCACGATCAAGCGCATTACCGAGAGCATGGATACGCGCGGCTATCGCGTCGCCGCACTGGGCAAGCCCGACGAAGTCGAAACAACACAATGGTATTTTCAGCGCTACGTCACGCACCTTCCCGCAGCCGGCGAGTTCGTCCTGTTTGATCGCAGCT from Dyella caseinilytica includes these protein-coding regions:
- a CDS encoding tetratricopeptide repeat protein, which translates into the protein MTDALPNDIASILRKLDELLQQGADNEAANMAALARRQFPVSPDLLHLHGIALIRLGRQREAQVAMNRAAELAPGNIEVQCNLASLAMAEGKMGGAIERMQRALNQTPGHPALLQVLGTAYMSTGQHAQARDAFALAVKNMPQHPAIRLNLASAEMELGRLPEAEQQVRHVLQQVPTSDVAHAMLGHMLHLQSRPRDAAASLLQAGKLAPNNMQHVFQAALMLDEAGDLHGANDAFNDALTRAPDAIPVIGQALFTRRRLCRWQGLDALSERVIHAVSEGQPGVHPFAFLAEEADAALQLRCAKTFASIIEQQTAGLRQHLNLRHTVPLPDSPIRIGMLSDGFHETAVGQHIVALIEALADSELDIHLFATTPDDGGATRHRLSAVTTLHDVSPLNRKQLATLIHGTQIEILFDLNGYRGRGNTELMALRTAPIQLSWMGYMGSSGAPWMDYLLTDAITVPDTMREHVSEKVIRLPRCPQPSDPQRTVAPTPSRQACGLPEKGVVFACFNETYAINPAVFARCMLILQQVPGSVLWLLNGPADTDDRLRQAASALDVSPERLIFMPRLPYSEYLSCYAHVDLYLDTLPTNARATASDALWAGCPVLTRSGDTIAGRTVTSLLHHARLPELITSDGVSFIGMATALGNDPDALATLRRHLAEQRDTSPLFDMQGFAADFRRAMLAISARYRIGRPPADLNL